Proteins co-encoded in one Ictalurus furcatus strain D&B chromosome 9, Billie_1.0, whole genome shotgun sequence genomic window:
- the htr7a gene encoding 5-hydroxytryptamine receptor 7, translating into MVEARAAGVDSGAALLLARLFTIGRDTGDTGAAGSGSESWAMMMMSQPPPPSTVPRIPPEAGNRTRCAAHVLSYGGVERALIGGVLTALTLVTACGNLLVVVSVCSVKKLRQPSNYLIVSLALADLSVALAVMPFVSVTDLIGGRWIFGQFFCNVFIAMDVMCCTASIMTLCVISIDRYLGITRPLTYPVRQNGWCMARMVLSVWLLSASITLPPLFGWAQNVNDDNQCLISQDFGYTIYSTAVAFYIPMSVMLVMYRRIYRAAKLSAAKHAISGFPRPSDKGDGDDRNSRDDDSDCMTAAMKMHRLRGAKWNETERKSASIFKREQKAAATLGMVLGAFTFCWLPFFVLSTLRPFVCGVRCSCVPLWIERTLLWLGYANSLINPFIYAFSNRDLRTAYRSLLACRYRNINRRLSAAGVHEALRLGPRSEVTLSV; encoded by the exons ATGGTTGAGGCGCGCGCGGCGGGAGTGGACTCTGGTGCCGCGCTGCTGCTCGCGCGACTCTTCACCATAGGGCGCGACACGGGAGACACGGGTGCAGCGGGGTCCGGGTCCGAGTCCTgggcgatgatgatgatgtcccAGCCGCCGCCTCCGTCCACCGTGCCGCGGATTCCGCCCGAGGCGGGGAACCGGACGCGCTGCGCCGCGCACGTGCTTAGCTACGGCGGCGTGGAGCGCGCGCTGATCGGCGGCGTCCTGACGGCGCTGACGCTCGTGACGGCGTGCGGGAACCTGCTGGTGGTGGTGTCCGTGTGCTCGGTGAAGAAGCTTCGGCAGCCCTCCAACTACCTGATCGTGTCGCTCGCGCTGGCCGACCTGTCCGTGGCGCTCGCCGTCATGCCCTTCGTCAGCGTCACTGACCTGATCGGCGGCCGCTGGATCTTCGGCCAGTTCTTCTGCAACGTCTTCATCGCCATGGACGTCATGTGCTGCACGGCGTCCATCATGACCCTCTGCGTCATCAGCATCGACAG GTACCTGGGCATCACGAGGCCGTTAACGTATCCGGTGCGTCAGAACGGATGGTGCATGGCCAGGATGGTTCTGTCGGTGTGGTTGCTCTCAGCCTCCATCACGCTGCCTCCGCTGTTCGGCTGGGCGCAGAACGTCAACGATGATAACCAGTGTCTGATCAGCCAGGACTTCGGCTACACTATCTACTCCACCGCCGTGGCCTTCTACATCCCCATGAGCGTCATGCTGGTCATGTACCGCCGAATTTACCGCGCCGCCAAGCTCAGCGCCGCCAAACATGCCATCTCGGGCTTCCCGCGGCCAAGTGACAAGGGCGACGGCGATGACAGGAACAGCCGAGACGATGACAGTGACTGCATGACGGCGGCTATGAAGATGCACCGGCTCCGAGGAGCGAAGTGGAACGAAACCGAGCGCAAAAGCGCCTCCATCTTCAAGCGGGAGCAGAAGGCGGCAGCCACGCTGGGCATGGTGCTGGGTGCGTTTACATTCTGCTGGCTGCCGTTCTTTGTGCTGTCGACACTGCGTCCGTTCGTGTGCGGCGTGCGCTGCAGCTGCGTGCCTCTGTGGATCGAGAGAACGCTGCTGTGGCTCGGTTACGCCAACTCGCTCATCAACCCGTTTATCTACGCCTTCTCCAACCGGGACCTGCGCACCGCCTACCGCAGCCTTCTCGCCTGCCGCTACCGCAACATCAACCGCAGGCTCTCCGCCGCCGGCGTGCACGAGGCGCTGAGACTCGGCCCGAGGTCAGAGGTCACGTTGTCCGTGTGA